The following are from one region of the Odontesthes bonariensis isolate fOdoBon6 chromosome 12, fOdoBon6.hap1, whole genome shotgun sequence genome:
- the kcnj3a gene encoding G protein-activated inward rectifier potassium channel 1, whose product MSALRKKFGDDYQVVTTSSSGSGFNQPPPEKKKKRQRFVDKNGRCNVQHGNLGGETSRYLSDLFTTLVDLKWRWNLFIFILTYTVAWLFMAFMWWCIAYIRGDLYRAHNDKYTPCVANVYNFPSAFLFFIETEATIGYGYRYITDKCPEGIILFLFQSILGSIVDAFLIGCMFIKMSQPKKRAETLMFSEHAVISMRDGKLTLMFRVGNLRNSHMVSAQIRCKLLKSRQTPEGEFLPLDQLELDVGFSTGADQLFLVSPLTICHVIDTKSPFYDLSQRSMQTEQFEIVVILEGIVETTGMTCQARTSYTEDEVLWGHRFFPVISLEEGFFKVDYSQFHATFEVPTPPYSVKEQEEALLLSSPLMAPSLCNSGDKNSSLDCLETLEDNDSTTKLPTKLQKITGRDGLPKKLLRMSSTTSEMTYSFGDLPMKLQRISSVPGVSDDKLGGKASKISTEPMSKSVADLPPKLQRLAGGGGGRMDGHLPPKLRKMNSDRFT is encoded by the exons ATGTCTGCACTTCGAAAGAAATTTGGGGACGATTATCAGGTAGTGACCACCTCATCTAGCGGGTCTGGATTCAATCAGCCTCCCccggagaaaaagaagaagaggcagCGGTTCGTGGACAAGAACGGGCGATGTAACGTCCAGCATGGGAACCTGGGTGGTGAAACCAGCAGATACCTCTCAGACTTGTTCACAACATTAGTAGATTTGAAATGGCGCTGGAATCTATTCATTTTCATCCTCACCTACACAGTTGCTTGGCTCTTCATGGCCTTTATGTGGTGGTGCATCGCATACATCAGAGGAGACCTCTACAGAGCCCATAATGACAAGTACACGCCATGTGTGGCCAATGTCTACAACTTTCCCTCAGCCTTCCTCTTCTTCATAGAGACCGAGGCCACCATAGGATATGGTTACAGATACATTACAGACAAATGCCCCGAGGGGAtcattctctttcttttccagtCGATCCTCGGATCGATCGTCGATGCATTTCTGATCGGCTGCATGTTTATCAAGATGTCTCAGCCCAAGAAGAGGGCCGAGACTCTGATGTTCAGTGAACACGCGGTTATTTCTATGCGAGATGGAAAACTCACTCTCATGTTCAGGGTCGGCAACTTGCGTAACAGCCATATGGTCTCTGCACAGATCCGCTGCAAATTGCTAAAA TCTCGCCAGACGCCCGAAGGCGAGTTTCTTCCGCTGGATCAGTTGGAGCTGGACGTGGGTTTCAGCACCGGGGCAGACCAGCTCTTTCTTGTGTCACCGCTCACGATCTGCCATGTGATTGACACCAAAAGCCCCTTCTACGACCTCTCACAGAGGTCCATGCAAACAGAGCAGTTTGAAATTGTGGTGATTCTAGAGGGCATTGTAGAGACCACAG GGATGACCTGCCAAGCCAGGACGTCATACACAGAGGACGAGGTTCTGTGGGGACACCGCTTCTTCCCGGTCATTTCCTTGGAGGAAGGCTTCTTCAAGGTGGACTACTCTCAGTTTCATGCCACGTTTGAGGTTCCCACCCCCCCCTACAGCGTGAAGGAACAGGAGGAGGCTCTGCTCCTCTCCTCACCCCTCATGGCTCCGTCCCTGTGCAACAGCGGGGACAAGAACAGCTCTCTGGACTGTCTGGAGACCCTGGAGGACAATGACAGCACCACCAAGCTGCCTACCAAGCTCCAGAAGATCACAGGGCGGGATGGCCTGCCAAAGAAGCTGCTGAGGATGAGCTCCACCACCTCAGAGATGACTTACAGCTTCGGAGACCTGCCCATGAAGTTGCAGCGAATCAGCTCTGTTCCTGGTGTCTCTGATGATAAGCTGGGTGGTAAGGCCTCCAAAATCAGCACAGAGCCCATGAGCAAGTCAGTGGCGGACTTACCTCCCAAGCTGCAGCGATTGGCTGGGGGAGGAGGGGGCAGGATGGACGGACACCTGCCGCCTAAACTTAGAAAGATGAATTCAGATCGCTTTACATAA